Proteins found in one Brachyspira murdochii DSM 12563 genomic segment:
- the lpxB gene encoding lipid-A-disaccharide synthase encodes MRIFIATGEVSGDIQGALLAKKIKELDPSIILDGFGGVEMQKANVNILSDMSTLSTMGIFEGANPVYAFKKLGAFNILQDYLKKNKVDIMLLVDNQGVNLLLAKYCKANNIDYIYYFPPHVGIWGAWNAKKLLSAKKIITPFLFDYDVYKKYGCDVMYSGHPFADLDYDKEVPELNMPKKEYTVGVLFGSRHQEIKELAPVFIKSMKMLNDMLSSNIRFIIPIAYPEYTEPIKKIIDNYKDLLKDVSYSLLSGEDKDYVYSYSDALIMSSGTASLLAACYGKPMVICYKISYITFILGKLLTNIKYVGMPNVLLNEEAAPELLQNDCNPNAITSHIIKYLTDKEYYKKVSSNLLRVRETLGEKNVLERIAKEIIKS; translated from the coding sequence AGGCGAAGTATCTGGCGACATTCAGGGAGCTTTATTAGCAAAAAAGATAAAGGAATTAGACCCTAGTATAATCTTAGACGGATTCGGCGGCGTTGAAATGCAAAAGGCAAATGTCAATATATTGTCTGATATGTCAACTTTATCCACTATGGGAATATTTGAGGGGGCTAATCCGGTATATGCTTTTAAAAAACTTGGTGCTTTCAATATACTTCAGGACTATCTTAAAAAAAATAAAGTAGATATTATGCTCTTGGTTGATAATCAGGGAGTTAATTTACTTTTAGCTAAATACTGCAAAGCAAATAATATAGATTATATTTATTATTTTCCGCCTCATGTCGGTATATGGGGAGCTTGGAATGCCAAGAAACTTCTATCTGCTAAAAAAATAATAACCCCTTTTTTATTTGATTATGATGTGTATAAAAAATACGGCTGCGATGTAATGTACAGCGGACACCCATTTGCTGACTTGGATTATGACAAAGAAGTACCAGAACTTAATATGCCTAAAAAAGAATATACTGTAGGCGTGCTTTTTGGAAGCAGACATCAGGAAATAAAAGAGCTTGCTCCAGTATTTATTAAATCTATGAAAATGCTTAATGATATGCTTTCGTCAAATATCAGATTTATAATACCTATAGCATATCCTGAATATACAGAACCTATAAAAAAAATTATTGATAATTATAAAGACTTATTAAAAGATGTAAGCTACTCTCTATTATCAGGCGAGGATAAAGATTATGTATATTCATACTCTGATGCATTAATAATGTCAAGCGGTACTGCAAGTCTTTTGGCTGCATGTTATGGTAAGCCTATGGTAATATGCTATAAAATATCATATATTACATTCATTCTTGGAAAATTGCTTACAAATATAAAGTATGTGGGAATGCCTAATGTTCTGCTTAATGAAGAAGCTGCTCCGGAATTACTTCAAAATGACTGCAATCCTAATGCTATTACAAGTCATATTATAAAATATCTAACTGATAAAGAATACTATAAAAAAGTAAGCAGCAATCTGCTTAGAGTAAGAGAAACTTTAGGCGAAAAAAATGTGCTTGAACGCATAGCAAAAGAGATTATAAAATCATGA